One part of the Olleya sp. YS genome encodes these proteins:
- a CDS encoding DUF3857 domain-containing protein, with protein MKKLFLFLLLLFSNLTISQNKFNTESLSVSNLDLQSNTFKQDTTANALVIYEFGNAEIDKKKFNLIFNYKKKVKILNRNGFDKANVSIYLYNSGKNKEKIKNLVATTTNLENGTLRRTSLDASQVFEEKINANYTIYKFTLPDIKEGSVITYSYTLESPFIYKFQPWYFQEDIPKLYSEYNTSIPGNYNYNIKLVGELEMTTNTSVIKKLCIQRNNGASADCTVSKYVMENIPAFIEEEYMTAAKNYLSRIEYELKIVKGFDGSVKNITKSWKTADVELKTDDNFGKQLKKQKLVKNLIDTESLREFTNDLDKAKYIFNFVKDNYTWNKYYRIFKDVSIKDIIEEKTGNVAEINLLLYNLLTKNNITVYPVLISTRDNGFVTKLYPVISEFNYIILRADIDGESYFLDATNPSLVFGQIPFDCLNEYGREINFEDGSRWVDINLDTYTSSQYNVDIKINDDNTFSGTVSIIKTGYKALEAKKRFRKNETDYLKYYKNTYPDCSFEDLKIEQDDSNNSTFTETFSISAPLTTIGDKIYFDPFIFKFLSKNPLQLNTRTYPVDFGYKDLLVYNIKINTNNKYKILDSPEDKSIQLVGNSGLLVFKNKKEDNLAELYFRTNFKNSIYPTSYYTELKSFFKNMVDIQNNSVFVLQKNN; from the coding sequence ATGAAAAAACTATTCCTATTTCTATTACTTCTATTCTCAAACTTAACCATTTCACAAAATAAATTTAATACAGAAAGTTTAAGTGTTAGTAATTTAGATTTACAATCAAATACATTTAAACAAGACACTACTGCTAATGCTTTAGTAATATATGAATTTGGAAATGCAGAAATAGATAAAAAAAAATTTAATTTAATTTTTAATTATAAGAAAAAGGTTAAGATTTTAAATCGTAATGGTTTTGATAAAGCTAATGTCTCAATTTATTTATATAATTCAGGAAAAAACAAGGAGAAAATAAAAAATTTAGTAGCTACAACTACCAACTTGGAAAATGGCACCCTAAGGCGTACAAGTTTAGATGCATCTCAAGTATTTGAAGAAAAAATAAATGCCAATTATACAATTTATAAATTCACTTTACCAGATATTAAAGAAGGTTCTGTTATAACCTATAGTTATACACTTGAAAGTCCATTTATTTATAAATTTCAACCATGGTACTTTCAAGAAGATATTCCTAAACTTTACAGTGAATATAACACAAGCATACCAGGAAACTATAACTATAATATAAAGTTAGTTGGAGAATTAGAAATGACAACAAATACAAGTGTCATAAAAAAACTTTGTATCCAACGTAATAATGGAGCAAGTGCAGATTGTACCGTATCAAAATACGTTATGGAAAATATTCCTGCTTTTATTGAAGAAGAGTATATGACTGCAGCAAAAAATTACTTATCTAGAATTGAATATGAATTAAAAATAGTGAAAGGATTTGATGGATCTGTAAAAAATATAACTAAATCATGGAAAACTGCTGATGTGGAGCTAAAAACCGATGATAATTTTGGAAAACAATTAAAAAAACAAAAATTAGTTAAAAATCTTATTGATACAGAATCATTACGGGAATTTACAAATGATTTAGATAAAGCTAAATACATCTTTAATTTTGTAAAAGACAACTATACATGGAATAAGTATTATAGAATATTTAAAGACGTATCCATAAAAGATATAATTGAAGAAAAGACTGGCAATGTTGCAGAGATTAACTTGCTGTTATACAATCTTTTAACAAAAAATAATATTACAGTTTATCCAGTATTAATATCTACTAGAGATAATGGTTTTGTTACTAAACTATATCCTGTAATTTCAGAATTTAACTATATTATTTTAAGAGCAGATATTGATGGCGAATCCTATTTTTTAGACGCAACAAACCCATCTTTAGTATTTGGCCAAATACCTTTTGATTGTTTGAACGAATATGGAAGAGAAATAAATTTTGAGGATGGTAGTCGATGGGTTGATATTAATTTAGACACCTATACATCTTCCCAATATAATGTTGATATTAAGATTAATGATGACAATACATTTTCTGGAACAGTCTCTATCATTAAAACTGGATATAAAGCATTAGAAGCTAAAAAAAGATTTAGAAAAAACGAAACGGACTATTTAAAATATTATAAGAATACATATCCTGACTGTAGCTTTGAAGATTTAAAAATTGAACAAGATGATTCCAACAACTCAACTTTTACAGAAACTTTTTCAATTTCTGCACCTTTAACTACCATTGGAGATAAAATTTATTTTGATCCCTTCATTTTTAAATTTTTATCAAAAAATCCTTTACAACTTAACACTAGAACTTATCCTGTAGATTTTGGTTATAAAGACTTATTAGTTTATAATATAAAAATCAATACAAATAATAAGTATAAAATCTTAGATTCACCAGAAGATAAATCAATTCAACTAGTAGGTAATTCTGGATTACTTGTTTTTAAAAATAAGAAAGAAGATAATTTAGCAGAATTATATTTTAGAACCAATTTTAAAAATTCAATATATCCAACAAGTTACTACACTGAACTTAAATCTTTTTTTAAAAACATGGTTGACATTCAGAACAACTCCGTTTTTGTTCTTCAAAAAAACAACTAA
- a CDS encoding ion transporter produces MSIKKLNLSWQDKLHEIIYEADTPAGKLFDVVLLILILASIVLVMLESVNRIDAVYHNALYIGEWIITIFFSIEYILRIITVKKPFKYILSFYGIIDFLSTIPMYISFIFAGSTALITLRALRLLRVFRILKLARYLGASNQLRDSIIASRVKIFVFLFAVLVSSVIFGTIMYLVEGEENGFTNIPKSVYWCIVTLTTVGFGDIAPQTPLGQLITSFIMILGYGIIAVPTGIVSAEYVRSSNKTDKDKAEKNIEDIKPHLNSQCCINCLAETHKDGAEFCYKCGCKLNK; encoded by the coding sequence ATGAGTATTAAAAAGCTAAACCTAAGCTGGCAAGATAAACTTCATGAAATTATTTATGAAGCAGATACACCTGCAGGAAAATTGTTTGATGTGGTATTGCTAATTCTAATTTTAGCAAGTATAGTATTAGTTATGCTAGAAAGCGTTAACCGTATTGATGCTGTTTACCATAACGCGCTATACATTGGCGAATGGATTATTACTATATTTTTTAGTATCGAATATATTTTACGAATTATAACTGTAAAGAAACCTTTTAAATATATTCTTAGTTTTTATGGTATAATTGATTTTTTATCAACTATCCCAATGTACATTTCGTTTATATTTGCAGGAAGTACAGCTTTAATTACATTACGAGCATTACGTTTACTTCGAGTTTTCAGAATATTAAAATTAGCTAGATATTTAGGCGCATCAAATCAGTTGCGAGATTCTATTATAGCAAGTCGCGTTAAAATTTTTGTGTTTTTATTTGCTGTTTTAGTCTCTTCTGTCATTTTTGGAACCATTATGTATTTAGTAGAAGGTGAAGAAAATGGTTTTACAAATATTCCAAAAAGTGTATATTGGTGTATAGTCACATTAACTACTGTTGGCTTTGGTGATATTGCACCTCAAACTCCTCTTGGACAACTTATCACGTCTTTTATTATGATTTTAGGTTATGGTATAATTGCTGTCCCAACAGGAATAGTATCTGCAGAATATGTTAGAAGTAGTAATAAAACAGATAAAGATAAAGCTGAAAAAAATATCGAGGATATAAAACCGCATTTAAACTCGCAATGCTGTATAAATTGTTTAGCAGAAACACATAAAGATGGTGCTGAATTCTGCTACAAATGTGGCTGTAAATTAAACAAATAA
- the miaA gene encoding tRNA (adenosine(37)-N6)-dimethylallyltransferase MiaA, translated as MKVTDKYLLSIVGPTAIGKTALSIQLANHFNTDIVSADSRQFFKEMSIGTATPSKEELAAAKHHFIHHKSITEDYNVGAFEKDAIKQIKTLHQSHDTVIMVGGSGLYVDAVTKGLDNFPEVDKSIRQQLNNQLEQEGLKALQRQLKQLDPISYNTITIDNPHRVIRALEICIGSGQPYSSFLNKDKNKRPFKTITIGLEAERPIIYDRINQRVIKMVEAGLVDEVKLLLPYKNLNSLKTVGYKEVFKYLEGEWSLEVAISEIQKNSRRFAKRQLTWFKKNPETFWFDYKTSLKDIIFKIESQF; from the coding sequence TTGAAAGTCACTGACAAATACTTATTATCTATTGTTGGTCCAACTGCTATAGGAAAAACAGCACTTAGTATTCAATTGGCTAATCATTTTAACACAGATATCGTTTCAGCAGACTCTAGACAGTTTTTTAAAGAAATGAGTATTGGTACCGCTACGCCTTCAAAAGAAGAGTTGGCAGCTGCTAAACATCATTTTATTCATCATAAATCTATAACTGAGGATTATAATGTTGGTGCTTTTGAAAAAGACGCTATAAAACAAATTAAAACACTTCATCAATCACACGATACTGTAATTATGGTTGGTGGTTCTGGTTTGTATGTTGATGCAGTTACTAAAGGATTAGATAACTTTCCTGAGGTAGACAAATCTATCAGACAGCAACTTAATAATCAATTAGAGCAAGAGGGTTTAAAAGCACTTCAACGTCAACTTAAACAATTAGATCCTATCTCTTATAATACTATTACAATTGATAATCCACATCGTGTAATTAGAGCACTTGAGATTTGTATTGGTAGTGGACAACCCTATTCATCGTTTTTAAATAAGGACAAAAACAAAAGACCTTTTAAAACTATAACCATAGGTTTAGAAGCAGAAAGACCCATTATTTACGACCGAATTAACCAACGTGTAATAAAAATGGTTGAAGCCGGTTTAGTTGATGAAGTTAAATTACTACTACCTTATAAAAACCTTAACAGCTTAAAAACAGTAGGTTATAAAGAAGTTTTTAAATATTTAGAAGGTGAATGGTCTTTAGAAGTTGCTATTTCAGAGATACAAAAAAACTCAAGACGCTTTGCAAAACGACAATTAACTTGGTTTAAAAAAAACCCTGAAACATTTTGGTTTGATTATAAAACTTCTTTAAAAGATATAATTTTTAAAATTGAATCTCAATTTTAA
- a CDS encoding response regulator transcription factor: MDEQLKRILLVEDDPNFGTVLKDYLTMNDYEVTHAKNGMEGFEKFKRGDFDLCILDVMMPYKDGFTLAKEIREKNADVPIVFLTAKAMKEDVLKGYKVGADDYLNKPFDSEVLLMKIKAIMQRKANDSVADSKQFEFKIGSFDLNSKLRFLKFKDEEPVKLSPKENELLRMLALHENDLMPRELALTKIWRDDNYFTSRSMDVYIAKLRKYLKPDPKVEILNIHGEGFRLVVNQDA; this comes from the coding sequence ATGGATGAACAATTAAAAAGAATATTATTAGTAGAGGACGACCCAAATTTTGGAACCGTTTTAAAAGATTATTTAACCATGAACGATTACGAAGTAACACATGCTAAAAATGGTATGGAAGGCTTTGAAAAGTTTAAACGTGGTGATTTTGACCTATGCATTTTAGATGTCATGATGCCATATAAAGACGGGTTTACATTAGCTAAAGAAATTAGAGAAAAAAACGCAGATGTACCAATCGTTTTCTTAACTGCAAAAGCAATGAAAGAAGACGTCCTCAAAGGGTATAAAGTAGGAGCAGATGACTATTTAAATAAACCTTTTGATAGCGAAGTCTTATTAATGAAGATAAAAGCCATCATGCAACGCAAGGCTAACGACTCTGTTGCAGACAGCAAACAATTTGAATTTAAAATAGGGTCTTTTGACTTAAACTCAAAACTCCGTTTTTTAAAGTTTAAAGATGAGGAACCAGTAAAACTATCTCCAAAGGAAAATGAGTTATTACGCATGCTTGCATTACATGAAAACGATTTAATGCCACGTGAATTAGCATTAACAAAGATATGGAGAGATGATAATTATTTCACCTCAAGAAGTATGGATGTTTACATTGCTAAACTTAGAAAATATTTAAAACCAGACCCAAAAGTAGAAATTTTAAATATTCATGGAGAAGGCTTTAGATTAGTGGTTAATCAAGATGCTTAA
- a CDS encoding HAMP domain-containing sensor histidine kinase: MSCSLIGIILVQAYYINNSLQNTEKQFNFNVKKALSYVSNTIENDEKEEYLIKFTELLNQGDINDTTAIINIYIKEDNSDSNETVIYRNGILEENFKVSSALFDIGLDSLNVKRILQKRETEIVENNTIDGSKNLSAMLSRLSKLNESTQIALETVYKDKAYLKPIHKRVNVDKIDRLLALKLLEDDIDIGYEFAIYSNDLATKIKTQDFQYEKASTFSVPFFYNENDKSNYRLLVNFPERKKFIFSSILTMLILSIVFTLIIIIAYSSALYQLIRQRQISQIKTDFINNMTHEFKTPIATINLALDSIKNPKIIDDKEKVLRYLGMIKEENKRMHAQVENVLRISKLEKNELNISKERVDLNDLVEDAITHVELIIEDRGGHIEVNLNAEQSSVLANETHFTNVLVNVLDNAIKYSPEAPKIIVTTEVVGNTILVHVKDHGSGMSKAAQKRVFEKFYREHTGNIHNVKGHGLGLAYVKRIVEDHQGHISVESEKEKGSTFTIKLPLIS; this comes from the coding sequence ATGAGCTGTTCTTTAATAGGAATTATTTTAGTGCAAGCTTATTATATTAACAATTCGCTTCAAAATACAGAGAAGCAATTTAACTTTAATGTAAAAAAAGCATTAAGTTATGTATCCAATACCATTGAAAATGATGAAAAGGAAGAATACCTAATTAAGTTTACTGAGTTATTAAATCAAGGAGATATTAATGACACTACAGCTATTATCAACATATATATTAAAGAGGATAATAGCGACTCTAACGAAACGGTAATCTACAGAAACGGAATATTAGAGGAAAATTTTAAAGTTTCCTCAGCGCTCTTTGACATAGGTTTAGATAGTTTAAACGTAAAAAGAATTTTACAAAAACGCGAAACTGAAATTGTAGAAAATAATACCATTGATGGAAGCAAAAACTTATCAGCAATGCTTTCTAGATTAAGTAAGCTAAACGAAAGTACGCAAATAGCACTTGAAACTGTTTATAAAGATAAAGCCTATTTAAAGCCCATACATAAGCGTGTTAATGTGGACAAAATAGATAGGTTACTAGCATTAAAACTACTAGAAGATGATATAGATATAGGTTATGAGTTTGCAATCTACAGTAACGATTTGGCGACTAAAATTAAAACACAAGATTTCCAGTACGAAAAAGCATCTACGTTTAGTGTGCCTTTTTTTTACAATGAAAATGACAAGAGTAACTACAGGTTGTTAGTTAATTTTCCAGAACGTAAAAAGTTTATTTTCTCATCAATATTAACGATGCTAATTTTATCTATAGTGTTTACGTTAATCATAATAATAGCATATTCTAGTGCTTTGTACCAATTAATTAGGCAACGTCAAATTTCGCAAATCAAAACAGATTTTATTAATAATATGACGCATGAATTTAAAACACCAATTGCCACCATCAATTTGGCTTTAGATTCTATAAAAAATCCTAAAATAATTGATGACAAAGAAAAGGTTTTACGTTATTTAGGAATGATAAAAGAGGAGAATAAACGTATGCACGCACAGGTAGAAAATGTGCTTAGAATATCTAAACTTGAAAAAAATGAACTAAATATTAGTAAGGAACGTGTTGACTTAAACGACTTAGTTGAAGATGCTATTACGCACGTTGAGTTAATTATAGAAGATAGAGGTGGTCATATAGAGGTAAACCTTAATGCAGAACAATCGTCTGTATTGGCTAACGAAACACATTTTACTAATGTATTAGTTAATGTTCTGGATAATGCTATTAAGTATTCTCCAGAAGCACCAAAAATAATAGTTACAACAGAAGTTGTTGGTAACACCATTTTAGTACATGTCAAAGACCATGGAAGTGGCATGAGTAAAGCAGCACAAAAGCGTGTGTTCGAAAAGTTTTATAGAGAACATACAGGAAATATACATAACGTTAAAGGTCATGGATTAGGATTGGCTTACGTTAAAAGAATAGTAGAAGACCACCAAGGTCACATATCAGTAGAAAGTGAAAAAGAAAAAGGAAGTACTTTTACAATAAAGCTTCCGTTAATCTCTTAA
- the coaE gene encoding dephospho-CoA kinase (Dephospho-CoA kinase (CoaE) performs the final step in coenzyme A biosynthesis.) yields MTPKIIGLTGGIGSGKTTVANFFKELGVPVYTADTEAKALMNRSKIIKRKLLQLFGNNAYLDHKINRPFIAKQIFNNQELLEKMNAIIHPKVATHFKRWVKKQNTDYVISEAAILFENGSYKKYDYIITVVAPEDIRLKRVIQRDNTSAKKVAAIIKNQWDDDKKIALSDFVITNTDLKKTKNQVAIIHEKLLKSIANH; encoded by the coding sequence ATGACACCAAAAATAATAGGACTAACAGGTGGAATTGGTAGTGGTAAAACTACTGTAGCTAATTTTTTTAAAGAATTAGGAGTCCCTGTTTATACAGCAGATACAGAAGCCAAAGCACTAATGAATCGTTCTAAAATCATAAAACGAAAACTGTTACAATTGTTTGGTAATAATGCTTATTTAGATCATAAAATAAATAGACCTTTTATTGCTAAACAAATTTTTAATAACCAAGAGTTACTAGAAAAAATGAACGCTATTATACATCCAAAAGTTGCCACGCATTTTAAACGATGGGTAAAAAAACAGAACACGGACTACGTTATAAGTGAGGCAGCAATACTGTTTGAAAATGGTAGTTATAAAAAATATGACTATATTATTACAGTTGTTGCACCAGAGGACATCAGATTAAAAAGAGTAATACAGCGCGATAATACATCAGCAAAAAAAGTAGCAGCTATTATAAAAAATCAATGGGATGATGACAAAAAAATAGCACTTTCAGATTTTGTAATTACTAACACAGATTTAAAAAAAACAAAAAATCAAGTTGCTATAATTCACGAAAAACTCTTAAAATCAATAGCAAATCATTAA
- a CDS encoding CdaR family protein, translated as MPELKSKILRLFRSKKLNMFLLFLLLAFSILILTKLSKTYTATLSFKVNAKHTNDTHVIVDAEAITLDVTLETYGFKWLTYAFKRPELDVNFENDISKKDSTIIWNTSKGFSSINNQFGKDVKVISINPEAVAFKFDVNDVKYVPIILDANIQYAQGYNTLDEIKTNPDSIKLIGPSSTLKDIQYIKTQKISLEDIKNNINQSLQLKLDSLNKTVKTNITRTNLSIKVSKFSEDIISLPIEIINIPKGKSINYFPKQVSLSYTTSLENYNNIANQDFKVVCNFEEAIDNSYLTPQIVKQPKDVKNTRLLQQKIEFIITE; from the coding sequence ATGCCAGAGTTAAAATCAAAAATATTAAGGTTATTTAGAAGCAAAAAGTTAAATATGTTTTTATTGTTTTTGCTGTTGGCCTTTTCAATTTTAATTTTAACCAAATTATCAAAGACCTATACAGCGACACTTTCATTTAAAGTTAATGCAAAACACACTAACGACACTCATGTTATTGTTGATGCAGAAGCTATAACTTTAGATGTTACTCTAGAGACATATGGTTTTAAATGGTTAACATATGCTTTTAAGCGACCAGAATTAGATGTAAACTTTGAAAATGACATCTCAAAAAAAGACTCTACTATAATTTGGAATACTTCTAAGGGGTTTTCAAGTATTAACAATCAATTTGGTAAAGATGTTAAGGTTATTAGCATTAATCCTGAAGCAGTAGCTTTTAAATTTGATGTAAATGATGTAAAATACGTTCCTATTATATTAGATGCTAATATCCAATATGCTCAAGGCTACAATACCTTGGATGAGATTAAAACAAATCCAGATAGTATTAAATTAATTGGTCCTAGTTCTACATTAAAAGATATCCAGTACATTAAAACTCAAAAAATAAGTTTAGAGGATATCAAAAACAATATTAATCAAAGTCTCCAATTAAAATTAGATAGTTTAAATAAAACGGTAAAAACTAATATTACACGTACTAATTTATCCATTAAAGTTTCTAAATTTTCAGAGGATATTATAAGCTTACCAATAGAGATTATAAATATCCCTAAAGGAAAATCAATTAATTATTTTCCAAAGCAAGTATCCTTAAGCTATACAACCAGTTTAGAAAATTATAATAATATAGCTAATCAAGATTTTAAAGTAGTTTGTAATTTTGAAGAAGCAATTGACAATTCTTATCTCACACCTCAAATTGTAAAACAACCCAAGGATGTTAAAAATACAAGATTATTACAGCAAAAAATAGAATTTATTATAACAGAATGA
- a CDS encoding glycosyltransferase produces MELSFSFIIPVYNRPNEIEELLESFSKLEGNYDYEIVIVEDGSSITSEAIVDKYNNKLNISYFYKPNSGPGDSRNYGMSKAKGNYFIILDSDCLLPNNYLNEVVKSLKADYVDCFGGPDTCHHSFSNIQKAIDFSMTSFITTGGIRGGKASINQFQPRSFNMGLSKIAFEATNGFGNIHPGEDPDLSIRLWNLGFKTKLISEAYVYHKRRISWSKFYKQVNKFGSVRPILNLWHPQTKKLTYWFPTLFSLGVIVAIALSFFKIYLPLYLLSAYYGIVFILALIKTKSIIIALQTVLAMSIQFFGYGYGFIKSTLLLQFSKSKPELIFPHLFFKNK; encoded by the coding sequence ATGGAATTAAGTTTTTCTTTTATTATACCAGTTTATAATCGTCCTAATGAAATTGAAGAGCTTTTAGAAAGCTTTTCTAAATTAGAGGGTAATTATGATTATGAAATTGTTATCGTTGAAGATGGCTCTTCTATAACTTCAGAAGCTATAGTAGATAAGTATAATAATAAACTAAATATTTCATATTTCTACAAACCAAATTCTGGTCCAGGAGATTCCAGAAATTATGGTATGTCTAAAGCAAAGGGTAATTACTTTATCATTTTAGATAGTGACTGTTTATTACCTAATAATTATTTAAATGAAGTTGTAAAAAGCCTAAAAGCAGATTATGTAGATTGTTTTGGTGGACCTGATACATGTCACCATTCTTTCTCAAACATTCAAAAAGCTATAGATTTTAGTATGACCTCTTTTATTACTACAGGTGGAATAAGAGGCGGTAAAGCTAGTATTAATCAGTTTCAACCGAGAAGCTTTAATATGGGTTTGTCTAAAATAGCTTTTGAAGCCACGAATGGTTTTGGAAATATTCATCCAGGAGAAGATCCAGATTTGTCAATTCGCCTATGGAATTTAGGTTTCAAAACTAAACTAATTTCTGAAGCATATGTGTATCATAAACGTCGTATTTCTTGGTCTAAATTTTACAAGCAAGTTAATAAATTTGGTTCTGTAAGACCTATTTTAAATTTATGGCATCCACAAACTAAAAAGTTGACTTATTGGTTTCCAACGCTGTTTAGTTTAGGTGTAATAGTTGCAATAGCTTTATCATTTTTTAAAATTTATCTACCATTATATCTTCTATCTGCTTATTATGGTATTGTTTTTATTTTAGCTTTAATAAAAACCAAAAGCATTATTATTGCATTACAAACAGTATTAGCAATGTCTATTCAGTTTTTTGGATATGGTTACGGATTTATAAAATCCACGTTGCTATTACAATTTAGTAAAAGTAAACCAGAGCTAATTTTTCCACATTTATTTTTCAAAAACAAATAA
- a CDS encoding T9SS type A sorting domain-containing protein produces MKKYALLALLVVIFGFYGFAKLEVVKTTTLTLKHFEKKSSDFMNGDFISNPLPITPSPENTVCNTNAYTFSYDFSTGFTDSGLDGGCDGTNTGLDIFFSWTATSDALIWNDGAGNPGIIIRDASSGNEITCIDTFASVDYILSGWTIGQDLIIQVYDFGTSMVNPLSFCLSEYTLPIAPDCVINPSPNNNDTNVTAGIVTLNWSNSSSGASITSYDVYSGVLSNYSDQTLRGNTTVTTFDLTNIGFNETVYWRVVPKNGPSENTTCSYWDFTTIGPPIGALCSNPLVINSLPFNDNNSTNGYGDDYSNSPGNTNCGTTDNYLDGDDVVYAYTATSDTQISINLNPAAPFSGLFVYTSCNDIGVNCIAGIANPNSDAREIDLLVSIGITYYIVISTFPQPQTTTYTLDISEDSCINPTVTYSIVDDCINNEFSVVADVIDMGSASTIDITDNQGSAPQSVNSIGMVTFGPYQSGLSVNVNAINGDDSSCFSNSETLLYNCVPSNDNCNTAEIVISSILGQEVWVTGTTISNTASGIIATCGSNGSGRDTWFAVTVPADLIAGEDYIIATQPDPSGTSPLTDTVLSIYSDCSGTEIACDDDLGIGNFSQVTLTEGIDVSPGQVLYLRVNEYGAANSKILGPQDGTFQISAAAAASSLSTETFNLNTLFSYYPNPVYNSFTIKSKLKISNITIFNVIGQEVYKDSPHTLMSIINMSNLQSGVYFVNVTINNISKIIKVIKD; encoded by the coding sequence ATGAAAAAATATGCATTACTAGCCTTATTAGTTGTCATCTTCGGGTTTTATGGCTTTGCCAAATTAGAAGTTGTTAAAACAACAACTTTAACTTTAAAACATTTTGAAAAAAAGTCTTCAGATTTTATGAATGGAGATTTCATTTCTAATCCGCTTCCAATTACGCCTTCTCCAGAAAATACAGTATGTAATACAAATGCATACACGTTTTCTTATGACTTTTCAACTGGTTTTACTGATAGTGGTTTAGATGGAGGTTGTGATGGAACAAATACAGGGTTAGATATTTTCTTTTCTTGGACAGCAACTTCAGATGCTTTAATTTGGAATGATGGAGCTGGTAATCCTGGAATTATTATTAGAGATGCATCTTCTGGAAATGAAATTACTTGTATTGATACGTTTGCTTCTGTAGATTATATTTTAAGTGGATGGACCATTGGTCAAGATTTAATTATACAAGTTTACGATTTTGGAACATCTATGGTCAATCCATTATCATTTTGCTTGTCAGAGTATACTTTACCGATAGCACCAGATTGTGTTATTAACCCTTCTCCAAATAATAATGACACTAATGTAACTGCTGGAATCGTGACTCTAAATTGGTCAAATTCTAGCTCTGGAGCTTCAATAACTAGCTATGATGTATATTCAGGTGTTTTATCCAATTATTCTGATCAAACATTAAGAGGTAATACAACGGTTACTACTTTTGACTTAACTAATATTGGCTTTAATGAAACTGTGTATTGGAGAGTAGTCCCTAAAAATGGACCATCAGAAAACACGACTTGTAGCTATTGGGATTTTACGACTATTGGACCACCAATAGGCGCATTATGCTCAAATCCTTTAGTTATTAATTCTTTACCTTTTAACGATAATAATAGCACTAATGGCTATGGAGACGATTATTCTAATTCTCCAGGTAATACTAATTGCGGAACAACTGATAATTATTTAGATGGAGATGATGTTGTGTATGCTTACACTGCGACTTCAGATACCCAAATAAGCATTAATTTAAATCCTGCAGCACCTTTTTCAGGACTATTCGTGTATACAAGTTGTAATGATATAGGTGTAAATTGTATTGCTGGAATTGCTAATCCTAACTCAGATGCAAGAGAAATTGATTTATTGGTTTCTATAGGAATAACATATTACATTGTGATTTCTACTTTTCCTCAACCTCAAACAACTACATATACATTAGATATCTCTGAAGACAGTTGTATAAACCCTACTGTAACTTATAGTATCGTTGATGATTGCATAAATAACGAATTTAGTGTAGTAGCTGATGTTATAGATATGGGTTCAGCCAGCACTATTGATATTACTGACAACCAAGGAAGTGCACCGCAATCTGTGAATAGTATCGGAATGGTCACTTTTGGACCTTATCAATCTGGACTATCTGTTAATGTAAATGCTATAAATGGTGACGATTCATCTTGTTTTAGCAATAGTGAAACATTATTATATAATTGTGTACCTTCTAATGATAACTGTAATACTGCAGAGATAGTAATATCCTCTATTTTAGGACAAGAAGTTTGGGTAACAGGTACAACAATAAGTAATACAGCTTCTGGAATAATTGCCACTTGTGGTTCTAACGGAAGTGGTAGAGATACTTGGTTTGCAGTAACAGTGCCTGCAGACTTGATTGCAGGAGAAGATTATATTATAGCGACTCAACCAGACCCTTCAGGTACATCACCATTAACAGATACGGTTTTATCAATATATTCAGATTGTAGCGGAACAGAAATAGCATGTGATGACGATTTAGGTATTGGAAATTTTTCTCAGGTAACACTTACAGAAGGTATAGATGTTTCGCCTGGTCAAGTATTGTATTTAAGAGTAAATGAATATGGAGCAGCAAATTCTAAAATATTAGGTCCACAAGACGGAACGTTTCAAATTTCTGCAGCAGCTGCAGCATCATCACTTTCAACAGAAACATTTAATTTAAACACACTGTTTTCATACTATCCTAATCCAGTTTATAATAGTTTTACTATAAAATCAAAACTTAAAATTTCTAATATTACTATTTTTAATGTCATTGGACAAGAGGTTTATAAAGACTCTCCTCATACTTTAATGAGTATTATTAATATGTCCAACTTGCAATCTGGAGTATATTTTGTTAATGTTACCATTAATAATATTTCAAAAATAATAAAAGTTATAAAGGATTAA